In Drosophila ananassae strain 14024-0371.13 chromosome 3R, ASM1763931v2, whole genome shotgun sequence, the DNA window TGCTGCTGATGAGCGCCCGCTTCAGGGCCGTCACTGGCGGCAGGACGGGCACACCGCCCTTCTGCCACACGCGTATCGTCTTGGCGTTGACGGGCTGGCCGTTGGGCAGAATGGAGCAGGAACTGGAGGAGCTGGGGGGAGCTAGGGCTGGCGCCGGCGCCAGGGCACCAACCCCAGACGGAGTCGGTGAGGCGCGGGCGCTGCCGCTCTCGTGCAATCTGGGCAGCGTGCGACTGCTGAAGTGGGGACTGCTCCCGGTGGAGCTGCCCTCCTGCTTCTGGTGGTTCAGCGTAGAGGtcagctgctgctggagctgcTGCAGGGGATGCATCTGCAGCTGGTGGTTGTGCTGGTGCTCAGCTCCGGGAACCAAAGGCAGACCATAGTCGTTGGGATAGCCCCCGCCCGCCGAGGAGCCGCCCGATAGATTGGTGGTGGCAGTTGATGCGGTCGAGGCGCCTCCTCCGCCGACCACACCCTGCTGAAGATGGGACCTGGGGAAGGTCTTGCTGAAGTAGTCCGTCGCCGTGGAACGTTCATGCAGGTCATAGAGCTGCGACGAGTCGATTATCGGCGTCTTGTCCGTATAACGCTTCATAAACAGATCGTCCGCCGAGGTGGCGCCCAAGGGGCCACCGTGCTCCCACAGGCCGGAGGGGTACAGGGAATCACAGCCGTTGGCGCGGCTGTACTCGCCACTCCCGCCCGCACCTACCCCAACAATCGGAGGTATCTTCAAGTCCGTGAACTCGTCACTCCCAAAGCGTTTTGTGTCGTTGATTAAATCCGGATTATTTCCGCCATTTCCGGGGGAGCCGGTGGGAGAAATAAAACAGGAGGCGGTCGACAGGATACTGCCGTTGTTGTCGTACCCCTGGGTGGAGTAAGGAAGATCTGTGAGCCGAGGCGGTTTCTGAACGGGGTTTGCAAGTCGCTGTTCCAGCCCTCCGTGAGACCCAGCTCCCCGGCTGCTGCTCTTCCGCTCAAGAGTTCCGGCTTGGACCGCTCCGGCGTCAATAATGTTGGCCACTGCTCCGTTAGCAATCACCACTCCGCCTATGCTGCCGTTCCCCGGCACCGGCTGCGCTTTGTTCGATATAGAGTTCTGATGGTTCACCGATGTAATCACTTCCATGTGGTTGGGTGTCTTGCTGTCGGCGTACGGCTGGCGCTTCACCCTCAAAAGCAGGCACATGGCCACCCCCAGGGCAAAGACAATGAGAGCCACCAGAGCCGCGCTCAAGCCCACAATCTGGCCGCTTCCCAGCGAGGCCATGCCAGCTGCCCGCATGCTCACGTGGAGCGTAAAGTTCGCCTCGGCCATGCCGGCCCGGTTCTCGGCCACGCAGTAGAACTCACTGGAGTCCGTCTCCTGGGCGTTGGTCAGCACCAGCTTGGACCGCTTCTCGAATCCGCCCTCAACCTGCTCGAACATGTGTATCCGCTGGTAGGCTGTGAAGGCGGAGTTGTTGGCCAGGAGTCGCCCGTTCCAGTACCAGTTGATGTTGGCCGCTGGAATGGCCCTTGCCCGGCAGGTGATGGATGCGTTCTCCCCCATGGCTGTCTCAACATAATGGGATATGGGCAGCATTTCCGGGCGACATGCAAACTCGTCCACATGGAGATCCGCAAAGGTTCGGTCGATGATCCGTTCGGGGCCTCCTGAGCAATTCGGTGGAACCGGATACGGAATGTTCCGCTGCATCAGCCACAACTTGGTGTCCCTCAGCCGGCAGTCGCACAGCCAGGGATTGTCGTGCAGCTCGATTCCGTGGAGGCGACTCAATGTCTCGATGGTCTTGGGCAGCAGTTCGCTCAGCTTGTTGCCGTTCAGTCGGAGCAGGGTGAGGCCCTGGAGGCCGCTGAAGGCCTGGGGGGAGATCGTCTGGATGTCGCAGTGGGAGAGATCCAACTTGTGCAGCGAGGGGGTGTTCGCGAAGGCCTGGGCATCTATTTTGTGGATGTGATTGGAGGCCAAGGTGAGTTCCCGCAGAGAGGAAATGGAGCCCAGGGCCAGGCTGGGCACCTTCACCAGCAGGTTGTGCGACAAGTCGAGCTCCACGAGATTGGTCAGGCCCTTGAACGTCTCCCCCTCGATCTCGCCGATCTTGCAGTTCCTCAGATACAGCTTCTGCAGGTTGAGAAGGTTGGCCCGGATGAACTGCTCATTGGAGAGGGTTTGCAGCTTGTTGCCGGACATGTCCAGCACCTGGGTGTTGGGGTCGATGTGCTCGGGGATCTGTATCAGGTGGCGATCGATGCACTCCACCGTCTGCTTGCCGCCCTTCCACTTGCAGGCGCACACCGTCTGGCAGGTGCTCAGCTGCTGGGCGGGCGGATCCAGGTCGGAGGTGTGGGCGGGGTTGAAGTGCTGATTGGGTGGGAGGTAGCCGTCCTCGGTCATGGGCTGGCTGTCTGCCACGGAGTACACCTCGTTCTGGGAAGTCGGCGACGAGCTCCGATAGCTCCCCGGACTGGACGAGGACGGGGAACTGCCTCCGCTCGCAAAGAGGTGCGGCTGGTTGTAGCGGCTGCCCTGGATGATCCCCGGAAGCAGGCTCAGGACCAGGATCGCCAAAGCTCTGATATGCATTTTCCTCGCTTTTTCTTTTGTAAGTCTCGTGGAGAAGTCTTCTAGGCTGAAGCCCGGAAATTATTTTATCTGAGATATGATGGATTTCATTCTTTggtttatctttttttaagttttattttcaCAAATATTTTAGATTAGATATGATGTCTTTGCTGATATGAAGTCTTCCAAgtggctttattttattgctcCTTTTTTAAGGATATGTTAAGGTGGCTTATACTTTTATTCCCTTCATGCTTTGCCCTTTTGGGGCTTTACTTTTTAATTATGATATGGAAACTTCCTTATGGGTCAGGCGGAAAATTGATTAATTGACGCCTTGGCCTCACTTGTTGTTTGTGTATTTTCTGCGGCGATTTTCGCCaagattttcatgtttttccgTAATTAGCGCTCGACTGGGtcggctggggctggggctggggctggctAGCTCGGCCAGACCCAatgttatttatatttatttatttcgcaCACACAAGCCCCCCACTTTCACTCTCACTGTGGCCCACTCCCGTGCGAATGATAAtcggttttattttttcggcCACCGAAATTCGTATTTCCCTTCTGCCgttttctattattatttctgcTACGCAACCGCTTCCAGCTCACTTTCCTTTAGTTTGCtgctattattatttatttttttggggttttttttttgcaggatTTCGTTAGCGTTTTTTGCCACGCAAGGCTTTAATTCGC includes these proteins:
- the LOC6498459 gene encoding uncharacterized protein LOC6498459 is translated as MHIRALAILVLSLLPGIIQGSRYNQPHLFASGGSSPSSSSPGSYRSSSPTSQNEVYSVADSQPMTEDGYLPPNQHFNPAHTSDLDPPAQQLSTCQTVCACKWKGGKQTVECIDRHLIQIPEHIDPNTQVLDMSGNKLQTLSNEQFIRANLLNLQKLYLRNCKIGEIEGETFKGLTNLVELDLSHNLLVKVPSLALGSISSLRELTLASNHIHKIDAQAFANTPSLHKLDLSHCDIQTISPQAFSGLQGLTLLRLNGNKLSELLPKTIETLSRLHGIELHDNPWLCDCRLRDTKLWLMQRNIPYPVPPNCSGGPERIIDRTFADLHVDEFACRPEMLPISHYVETAMGENASITCRARAIPAANINWYWNGRLLANNSAFTAYQRIHMFEQVEGGFEKRSKLVLTNAQETDSSEFYCVAENRAGMAEANFTLHVSMRAAGMASLGSGQIVGLSAALVALIVFALGVAMCLLLRVKRQPYADSKTPNHMEVITSVNHQNSISNKAQPVPGNGSIGGVVIANGAVANIIDAGAVQAGTLERKSSSRGAGSHGGLEQRLANPVQKPPRLTDLPYSTQGYDNNGSILSTASCFISPTGSPGNGGNNPDLINDTKRFGSDEFTDLKIPPIVGVGAGGSGEYSRANGCDSLYPSGLWEHGGPLGATSADDLFMKRYTDKTPIIDSSQLYDLHERSTATDYFSKTFPRSHLQQGVVGGGGASTASTATTNLSGGSSAGGGYPNDYGLPLVPGAEHQHNHQLQMHPLQQLQQQLTSTLNHQKQEGSSTGSSPHFSSRTLPRLHESGSARASPTPSGVGALAPAPALAPPSSSSSCSILPNGQPVNAKTIRVWQKGGVPVLPPVTALKRALISSSRNSPDEGYQEGCGTDV